One part of the Thermodesulfovibrio sp. 3462-1 genome encodes these proteins:
- a CDS encoding phenylacetate--CoA ligase encodes MFNLEKETLPRQEIEKIQLTGLRKTLKYLKNSKSKLKEKYKHIEPEDIKSLDDLKFLPFTTKDELRDCYPFEHIARDVSECARMHMSSGTTGIPVINAMTKGDIAQWAEIMARCLSCAGLTEKDRIQIMPSFGLFNGGFGFHYGAELLGCFIVPAGAGRSLMQLKLIKELEVTAIGAIASYPARLIEVAREAGFDFRETKLRVAILGAETWSDEYRRRIEDDMGVKTFDIIGLTETGGVGLGIDCPARAGIHVWEDHYIVEIIHPETGEPLPQGQEGEMVITTLTREGLPLIRYRTRDISSILSYEKCDCGRTHVRVSRIRGRTDDMLKVKGVNFYPSQVEQILLKYKGLSPYYQLVIETVKGKDEMTIIIEKADNGITQKELEHLDLELYDFLGFHSKIQVVPEGTIQRVPGKAVRIIDKRKKF; translated from the coding sequence ATGTTCAATCTTGAAAAAGAAACACTACCAAGACAAGAGATCGAAAAAATTCAACTTACAGGACTTAGAAAAACTTTAAAATATCTTAAAAATTCAAAGTCAAAACTTAAGGAAAAATATAAACACATTGAGCCAGAAGATATAAAAAGCCTTGATGATCTAAAATTTCTTCCTTTTACAACAAAGGATGAGTTAAGAGATTGTTATCCCTTTGAACATATAGCTCGTGATGTTTCAGAGTGTGCAAGAATGCATATGAGCTCTGGAACAACAGGAATTCCAGTGATAAATGCAATGACAAAAGGAGACATTGCACAATGGGCAGAGATAATGGCAAGGTGTCTCAGTTGTGCTGGTCTTACTGAAAAGGATAGAATTCAGATAATGCCTTCCTTTGGACTTTTCAATGGCGGCTTTGGTTTTCACTACGGAGCTGAGCTTCTTGGTTGTTTTATTGTTCCTGCAGGCGCAGGAAGGTCTTTAATGCAGCTTAAACTTATTAAAGAGCTTGAAGTTACTGCTATAGGAGCAATTGCTTCTTATCCTGCAAGGCTTATTGAAGTTGCTCGTGAAGCTGGATTTGATTTTAGAGAAACTAAGCTCAGAGTTGCCATACTTGGTGCTGAAACATGGTCAGATGAATACAGGCGCAGGATTGAAGATGACATGGGAGTAAAAACCTTTGACATAATTGGACTTACTGAAACAGGTGGAGTTGGCCTTGGAATTGATTGTCCTGCACGGGCAGGAATTCATGTATGGGAAGACCATTATATTGTTGAGATTATCCATCCTGAAACAGGAGAGCCATTGCCTCAGGGGCAGGAAGGAGAAATGGTTATAACAACTCTTACTCGTGAAGGATTGCCATTAATCAGATATCGCACAAGAGACATATCGAGTATTTTATCTTATGAAAAATGTGATTGCGGAAGAACTCATGTTCGTGTAAGCAGAATTCGAGGAAGAACTGATGACATGCTCAAGGTTAAAGGAGTTAATTTTTATCCTTCACAGGTTGAACAGATTTTGCTTAAATACAAAGGTCTTTCTCCATATTACCAGCTTGTCATAGAAACAGTAAAAGGCAAGGATGAAATGACAATTATTATCGAAAAAGCAGACAATGGGATTACACAAAAAGAACTTGAACATCTTGATCTTGAATTGTATGACTTTTTAGGCTTTCACAGTAAAATTCAGGTTGTTCCAGAGGGAACAATTCAAAGAGTTCCTGGCAAGGCAGTAAGAATTATAGACAAGAGAAAGAAATTTTAA
- a CDS encoding HD domain-containing phosphohydrolase, which produces MGQFIPGKAARERKILKVSQQEMDEPLRKMLMQMQGFEDYYVCPMISKGRLLGVVEFFQRKKLNHDEEWFNFLETLTGQISIAVENANILSEIQSAKEDLLLAYDQTIEALSFALDLRDKETEGHSQRVTELTVKIAEKFRIKGEKLRYVRWGALLHDIGKLGIPDNILLKPGPLSSEEWEIMKKHPEYGYNMLSRVEYLLPALEILLYHHEKWDGSGYPRGLKGKEIPLSARIFAVVDVWDALTNERPYRPAWSKERALQYIVSQSGIHFDPEVVKIFLEIMQNKI; this is translated from the coding sequence ATAGGACAGTTTATTCCTGGAAAAGCAGCCAGAGAAAGAAAAATTTTAAAAGTAAGCCAACAAGAAATGGATGAACCCTTAAGAAAAATGCTTATGCAAATGCAAGGTTTTGAAGACTACTATGTTTGTCCAATGATATCCAAGGGAAGGCTTCTGGGAGTAGTTGAATTTTTTCAGAGAAAAAAATTAAATCATGATGAAGAGTGGTTTAATTTTTTAGAAACATTGACAGGACAAATTTCAATAGCAGTGGAAAATGCAAACATTTTGTCTGAGATTCAGAGTGCAAAAGAAGATCTTCTTTTAGCTTATGACCAAACTATTGAAGCCCTTTCTTTTGCTCTTGATTTAAGGGACAAGGAGACAGAAGGACATTCTCAAAGAGTTACAGAGCTTACAGTAAAAATTGCTGAAAAATTTAGAATAAAAGGTGAAAAACTTAGATATGTGAGATGGGGAGCCTTGCTTCATGATATCGGAAAACTTGGAATTCCTGATAATATTCTTCTTAAGCCAGGTCCTTTAAGTTCAGAGGAATGGGAAATTATGAAAAAACATCCTGAATACGGATATAATATGCTCAGCCGCGTTGAATATCTTTTGCCTGCTCTTGAAATTCTGCTTTATCATCATGAAAAATGGGATGGCTCAGGATATCCAAGAGGGCTTAAGGGCAAAGAAATACCTCTTTCTGCAAGAATATTTGCAGTGGTAGATGTATGGGATGCTTTAACAAATGAAAGACCTTACAGACCTGCATGGAGCAAAGAAAGAGCTTTGCAGTATATTGTTTCTCAATCAGGTATTCATTTTGATCCAGAGGTTGTTAAGATTTTTTTAGAAATAATGCAGAATAAAATTTGA
- a CDS encoding GAF domain-containing protein, whose amino-acid sequence MTANKILNSLYKVTKQVIKGLTLKERAEAVAKLCVEELNLKLCWIGKKQKDGSVSVFVQYPPEHPYPGKIKVRWDESEYGSGPTGKAIRFKTYQVLQDIESSQYKLWLSTAKKYGFKSSASFPIIADGEVFGALNLYANKKNFFNSKIIEAFVSFSEILGIAFRNALFFEQSIDRLNKITALRNIDLSIISSFDIRVIYDVFINAAVNLLNIDAVSILIFDEATQELYFKVKEAY is encoded by the coding sequence ATGACAGCAAATAAAATTTTAAATTCTCTTTATAAAGTAACAAAGCAGGTTATTAAAGGCTTAACTCTTAAAGAAAGAGCAGAGGCTGTTGCTAAACTTTGTGTTGAAGAACTCAATTTAAAGCTTTGCTGGATTGGTAAAAAGCAGAAGGATGGCTCTGTAAGTGTTTTTGTTCAATATCCTCCTGAGCATCCATATCCAGGAAAGATAAAGGTAAGATGGGATGAATCTGAATACGGATCAGGTCCTACTGGGAAAGCAATAAGATTTAAAACATATCAGGTTCTTCAAGATATAGAATCATCTCAGTATAAACTTTGGCTTTCAACTGCTAAAAAATATGGTTTTAAGTCATCAGCTTCTTTCCCAATTATAGCTGATGGAGAAGTTTTTGGAGCTTTGAATTTATATGCTAACAAGAAAAATTTTTTTAATTCTAAGATAATTGAAGCTTTTGTCTCCTTTAGTGAAATTCTTGGTATTGCCTTCAGAAATGCTCTCTTCTTTGAGCAGTCAATTGATAGATTGAATAAGATTACAGCTTTAAGAAATATTGATCTGTCAATAATTTCAAGCTTTGATATAAGAGTTATCTATGATGTCTTTATTAATGCAGCCGTTAATTTATTGAATATAGATGCTGTAAGCATCCTTATTTTTGATGAAGCAACACAGGAACTTTATTTCAAAGTCAAAGAGGCTTATTAA
- a CDS encoding 2-oxoacid:acceptor oxidoreductase family protein produces the protein MKLVIVGKGGQGVIFFSKMIAKAAIKKAVMVRSTEIKGMAKKGGVVEIQMKIGEGMSGTVRRGSADMVILLSEDLLDYARSFGDKIFIFSKEEIQKAMTSVPVRYVNTFLLGVFVQKTKLFSCDDFISILDDENKKSFIKGCEYVQS, from the coding sequence ATGAAACTGGTCATAGTTGGAAAAGGTGGACAGGGTGTCATATTTTTTTCAAAGATGATTGCCAAAGCTGCAATTAAAAAGGCAGTTATGGTCCGCTCCACAGAAATAAAGGGAATGGCTAAAAAGGGTGGCGTAGTTGAGATTCAGATGAAAATAGGTGAAGGAATGAGCGGGACTGTAAGAAGAGGCAGTGCTGATATGGTGATTCTTTTAAGTGAGGATTTGTTAGATTATGCAAGAAGTTTCGGTGATAAAATCTTCATTTTTAGCAAAGAAGAAATACAAAAAGCAATGACTTCTGTGCCAGTGCGTTATGTTAATACTTTTCTGCTTGGAGTATTTGTTCAGAAAACAAAATTATTCAGTTGTGATGACTTTATAAGTATTCTCGATGATGAAAATAAAAAATCCTTTATAAAGGGGTGCGAATATGTTCAATCTTGA